The genome window CTCCGCGAAGGAGGTGTCCGGAGCGGCCGTCTCGCAGCCGCAGTCCGCCTCGTCGCCTCGTACGGCGGTGTCCATCACGGCCTCGGCGGTGAGCACCCGGGAGCGGTCGACGTCCTGGGTGAAGGAGGCCACGTAGTCGTCGGCGGGACGGATCAGGATGTCCTCGGCGGTGCCGGTCCGCACGATCCGGCCGTCGCGCATCACGGCGATGCGGTCGCCCAGGCGCATGGCCTCGTTGAGGTCGTGCGTGATGAAGACGATGGTCTTCTTCAGGGTCTGCTGGAGTTCCAGCAGCTGGTCCTGCATGTCCCGGCGGATCAGCGGGTCGAGCGCGCTGAACGACTCGTCCATCAGCAGCAGATCGGCGTCGGTGGCGAGGGCGCGGGCCAGGCCCACGCGCTGCTGCATACCGCCGGACAGCTCGTCCGGCCAGGACTTCTCCCAGCCCGCCAGACCGCACAGGGCGAGCGCCTCGCCGGCCCGCCGCAGCCGCTCGGCGCGCGGAACGCCCTGGACCTCCAGGCCGTACGCGGCGTTCTCCAGGACGCTGCGGTGCGGGAACAGCGCGAAGTGCTGGAAGACCATGCTGATGCCGTGGGCGCGCACCTCCCGCAGTTCACGGTCGCCGATCTCGGTCAGGTCCCGGCCGCCGAAGCGGACATGGCCGGCGGTGGGCTCCAGGAGCCCGTTGAGCATGCGCAGCAATGTGGACTTGCCGGACCCGGACAGGCCCATGACGACGAAGATCTGGCCCGGCTCCACCGTGAAGGAGGCGTCGATCACGGTGGTGGTGGTGCCCTCGGCACGCAGTTCCTCGCGGTCGGCGCCGGACCTCAGCCGGTCCACCGCGTCATCGGGTCGTCGGCCGAAGACCTTGAACAGGCCCTCGGCTTCGAGTCTGGACGATTCCTTGGCCGGCCCCTCGGCCGACTCCTTGGCTGACACATGCACCTCTCGGATCGCAACGGAACGGCTCGTCTCCCCGCCCCGCAGGTCTGCCGTGGAGCGCGGCGGGATCGGCCCGCCCGGCCGGTGGTCCCGGGGACCCCGGGCCGACGCTGCTCCGGGGCCGCGCCTGCCCCGGCCCTTCGGGGACAAACGTGACAGTGGCCCGCTTCACAGGGCGTTCACCGCAGGTCAGGGGTGTTCACGGGGTGGGTGCAAGGGGCGCACGGGGTGCGCGGGGTACGCGGGGTACGCAGGTGGGGGCGTACGGGTGCCACGGACGGTTGCCGAACAGACGCGCGAGGCGGGCGCGAGCCCATGGCACGGACGGTCGCACGCCCCCGCGCGCGGGGCTCGTCGGGAGCCGGGTGTCGGTGGCGTACGGCATGATGCGGGGCGTGACCCGACGTCTGATGCTCCTCGACACCGCCTCGTTGTACTTCCGTGCCTACTTCGGGGTGCCGGAATCCGTGAAGGCCCCGGACGGCACCCCGGTGAACGCCGTGCGCGGGCTGCTCGAGTTCATCGACCGGCTGGTCAAGGACCACCGGCCGACGGACCTGGTCGCGTGCATGGACGCGGACTGGCGGCCACAGTGGCGGGTCGACCTGATCCCCTCCTACAAGGCGCACCGTGTGGCCGAGGAGCGCGCGGCCGGGCCGGACGAGGAGGAGGTGCCGGACACGCTGTCGCCGCAGGTGCCGGTCATCGAGGCGGTGCTCGACGCGCTCGGCATCGCGCGCGTGGGCGTCGCCGGGTACGAGGCGGACGACGTGATCGGCACCTTCACGGCCCTGGCGAAGGACCCGGTCGACATCGTCACCGGCGACCGCGATCTGTACCAGCTGGTCGACGACGGGCGCGGCGTGCGGGTGCTCTACCCCCTGAAGGGCGTGGGCACGCTGCAGCTGACCGACGAGGCGTGGCTGCGGGAGAAGTACGGGGTGGTCGGGCGCGGGTACGCGGATCTGGCGCTGCTGCGCGGCGACCCGAGCGACGGACTGCCCGGGGTGCCCGGTATCGGTGAGAAGACGGCGGCGAAGCTGCTCGACCAGTTCGGCGATCTGGCCGGGATCATGGCCGCGGTCGACGACCCGGCGGCGAAGCTCACCCCGTCGCAGCGCAAGCGGCTGGACGAGGCGCGGCCGTATGTCGCGGTCGCCCCGAAGGTGGTCCTGGTGGCCGCGGACGTACCCTTGCCGGACGTCGACACGGCTCTGCCGCGCGAACCGCGGGACCCGGCGGCGCTGGAGGCACTCGCGACCCGCTGGGGACTCGGCGGTTCGCTGCAACGGCTGCTCACCACACTGCAGGCGTGAGAGGGACGCCCCCGTGAGCGGGGCGTACGCCGGAGGGTGGGGTGACACTGCGGTGGTGAGGGCTCTGAGGCGCGATTCACATCGTGAAGTCCTCGCACGCGCCACGAGCGTGGGGTGCCAACAAGGGGGAGATGATAACTTAGGTAAGCCTTAGCTAGGTATTTGGGAGGCCGTCATGGCAGAGCGTCCGGTACGCAGGACCCCGAAGCCCCACTCCGCGCGAGTCGTCCGCACCGAGCGGCTGACCCCGCACATGCAGCGCGTCGTACTCGGCGGCGACGGCCTCGCGGAGTTCTCACCGCGCGGCAGCACCGATCACTACGTGAAGCTCCTGTTCGGCCCCGAGGGTGTCACCTACCCGGAGCCCTTCGACCTGGAGCGGATCCGCGCGGAGTTCCCCCGGGAGCAGTGGCCCGTGACCCGGACGTACACCGTGCGTGCCTGGGACCCCGAACCGGGCGAGCTGACCATCGACTTCGTGCTCCACGGCGACGAGGGCATCGCCGGCCCCTGGGCCACCCGGGTCCAGCCGGGCGAGCTGGTCCGCTTCCTCGGCCCCGGCGGCGCGTACGCGCCCGACCCGGAGGCCGACTGGCATCTCCTCGTCGGCGACGAGAGCGCCCTGCCGGCGATCGGCGCCTCCCTGGAGGCCCTGCCCGACGGTGCCCGCGTCCACGCGATCGTCGAGGTCGCCGGGCCCGAGGAGGAGCAGAAGATCAACTCCGATGTGGAGGTCGTCTGGCTGCACCGCGGCGACCGTCCCGTCGGCGCCGCCCTGGTCGAGGCCGTACGCGCCCTGCGCTTCCCCGAGGGCCGTCCGCACGCCTTCGTGCACGGCGAGGCGGCCTTCGTGAAGGAACTCCGCCGCCTCCTCCGCGTCGAACTCGCCGTCCCCCGCGAGGACCTGTCCATCTCCGGCTACTGGCGCCTCGGCCACGACGAGGACGGCTGGCAGGCGTCGAAGCGGGAGTGGAACGCCCGCGTGGAGGCGGAGCAGGAGGGCACGCCGACGACGGAGTGAACGCCGGGGCCCGGACCCGCCGGGCCCATGCGGACGAAGAGGGCCGTCGGGGATCCGCCGAGCGATGCGGCGACCGATCCGGCGGTCACACGCGCGGACGGCCCCCGCATCGGCCGCGCCGACGTCGACCGAGACGCGCGGCGGGGCCGACCGGGAACCCTCAGCCGGTCGTGAGCACATCCACCAGCCGGGCCAGCGCGTCCGCGAGCGCGGCCGTCCCCGGCCCCGTCGCCGCCCCGCCCGGCTCCGCCATGTACACATCCCGGCGGATCTCGATCATCAGCGCGGTCACCCTCGGGTCGCGCCCGTAGTACCTCAGCGGGACGTACGTGCCCCCGAACGGGCTGTTGACGCCGGTGCCGCCGAACCCGGCGAACGCCTCCTCGGCGGCGGCCAGCAGCCCGGCCGGGGTGTGGAAGGGGTCGGTGCCCAGACAGACGGGCGGCCGGGGACCGTCACCGTGCAGCTCGTACGGCAGGGACTCGCTCGGATACGAGTGGACGTCGACGACCACGGCCCGCCCCACGGCCGCCAGCCGCTCCGCCACGGCGTCGGTCATGGCGGCGGCGTACGGATGGAAGTAGGCGTCGACGAGCGCCCGCCCACCCTCCGGCACCCGCCCACCCTCCGGCGGCCGGCCGTCGTCCCCGGCCCGGCGGAGCACCTCGCCGTGCGTGGTCCTCGTATAGACCGCCCCCATGCCCACCGCGAG of Streptomyces phaeolivaceus contains these proteins:
- a CDS encoding N-formylglutamate amidohydrolase, which gives rise to MSDVSAFCRLLPGAPESPVLLHVPHSSRVIPAAVRDGIVLDDAALERELDHITDAYTDRIAGRAAERSGVRPWRFVNRLSRLVVDPERFPDEREEMLAVGMGAVYTRTTHGEVLRRAGDDGRPPEGGRVPEGGRALVDAYFHPYAAAMTDAVAERLAAVGRAVVVDVHSYPSESLPYELHGDGPRPPVCLGTDPFHTPAGLLAAAEEAFAGFGGTGVNSPFGGTYVPLRYYGRDPRVTALMIEIRRDVYMAEPGGAATGPGTAALADALARLVDVLTTG
- a CDS encoding siderophore-interacting protein, giving the protein MAERPVRRTPKPHSARVVRTERLTPHMQRVVLGGDGLAEFSPRGSTDHYVKLLFGPEGVTYPEPFDLERIRAEFPREQWPVTRTYTVRAWDPEPGELTIDFVLHGDEGIAGPWATRVQPGELVRFLGPGGAYAPDPEADWHLLVGDESALPAIGASLEALPDGARVHAIVEVAGPEEEQKINSDVEVVWLHRGDRPVGAALVEAVRALRFPEGRPHAFVHGEAAFVKELRRLLRVELAVPREDLSISGYWRLGHDEDGWQASKREWNARVEAEQEGTPTTE
- a CDS encoding 5'-3' exonuclease, which codes for MAYGMMRGVTRRLMLLDTASLYFRAYFGVPESVKAPDGTPVNAVRGLLEFIDRLVKDHRPTDLVACMDADWRPQWRVDLIPSYKAHRVAEERAAGPDEEEVPDTLSPQVPVIEAVLDALGIARVGVAGYEADDVIGTFTALAKDPVDIVTGDRDLYQLVDDGRGVRVLYPLKGVGTLQLTDEAWLREKYGVVGRGYADLALLRGDPSDGLPGVPGIGEKTAAKLLDQFGDLAGIMAAVDDPAAKLTPSQRKRLDEARPYVAVAPKVVLVAADVPLPDVDTALPREPRDPAALEALATRWGLGGSLQRLLTTLQA